From a region of the Bacillus thermozeamaize genome:
- a CDS encoding sulfurtransferase — protein MRVVEMLPAELQKKLEQGEPIQIIDVREPEEVAMGMIRGARHIPLGELPYRMKEIDSDTEAVLVCKIGYRSRIACQYLMAQGYTNVKNLLGGMLAWSDEAGRKIRLTDK, from the coding sequence ATGCGTGTGGTGGAGATGTTGCCTGCGGAGTTGCAGAAGAAATTGGAACAAGGGGAACCAATCCAGATCATCGATGTCCGTGAACCGGAGGAGGTGGCCATGGGGATGATTCGCGGTGCCCGCCACATTCCTCTGGGAGAACTGCCTTATCGCATGAAAGAGATCGATTCCGACACGGAGGCTGTGTTGGTCTGCAAAATTGGCTACCGCAGCAGAATCGCCTGCCAATATCTCATGGCACAAGGCTATACCAACGTCAAAAATTTGCTTGGCGGGATGCTGGCTTGGTCAGATGAGGCAGGGAGAAAAATACGCTTGACAGACAAATAA
- a CDS encoding SsrA-binding protein: MGKGIGKVIAQNRKATHDYFIEETYEAGMVLKGTEIKSIRAGRVNLKDSFARVEDGEVFLYGLHISPYEQGNRFNHDPERTRKLLLHKEEIRKLIGATKEKGYALIPLKIYIRNGFAKVELALAKGKKLYDKRQAMAKRDAQREIERAFRERQKI; this comes from the coding sequence ATGGGGAAGGGAATCGGAAAAGTGATCGCGCAAAACCGCAAGGCCACACACGATTATTTTATTGAGGAGACCTACGAGGCGGGGATGGTGCTGAAAGGAACGGAGATCAAGTCCATTCGCGCCGGCCGGGTCAACCTCAAAGACAGCTTTGCCCGCGTTGAAGACGGCGAAGTGTTTCTCTATGGTTTGCACATCAGTCCTTATGAACAGGGAAACCGGTTCAACCACGACCCGGAACGGACCCGCAAATTGCTGCTTCACAAGGAGGAGATTCGCAAGCTGATCGGGGCGACCAAGGAGAAAGGATACGCGCTCATTCCCCTGAAAATTTACATTCGAAACGGGTTTGCCAAGGTGGAACTGGCGCTGGCGAAAGGGAAAAAGCTGTACGACAAGCGCCAGGCGATGGCCAAACGGGACGCGCAGCGCGAGATCGAACGGGCCTTCCGGGAGCGGCAAAAGATATAA
- a CDS encoding MFS transporter, producing MKKSESSKLHYGWLVVLIVFVTLMISAGIRSIPGIFIMPFEEEFGWSRSEVSTVVAINIFLYGLTGPFAAAWMERFGIRRTMVASLLLLAVSLSLTPFMNALWQFDFLWGIVVGVGVGALANVLGVTVANRWFVKQKGLVVGMLTASAATGQLLFLPLLAKITEEVGWRYSVYAAVAALVVLLPIVAVWMRNHPYDIGVAPYGSDQLVKPPAFQGNLFLEPFRVLRIAYRSKTFWLLAGSFFICGFTTNGLIGTHLIAACGDFDISMVTGAGLLALMGVFDLLGTTISGWLSDRFDNRLLLFWYYGLRGLSLIYLPQALGLGPMHLFVFAVFYGLDWIATVPPTAKLTTEAFGKERAGMVFGWIVVSHQLGASTAAYFSGVLRDWFGDYIMAFVLAGFLCFCAAMMSTRIRMADTAIQRGLSV from the coding sequence TTGAAAAAGTCGGAATCATCAAAATTACATTATGGATGGCTTGTCGTATTGATCGTGTTTGTGACCCTGATGATATCGGCCGGGATCCGTTCTATCCCGGGCATCTTTATCATGCCTTTCGAAGAGGAGTTCGGCTGGAGCCGTTCCGAAGTATCCACCGTCGTCGCGATCAATATTTTTTTATATGGTCTTACAGGTCCTTTTGCCGCGGCATGGATGGAACGTTTCGGCATTCGCCGAACGATGGTGGCTTCCCTGCTGCTATTGGCAGTGAGTCTGTCGCTGACGCCGTTTATGAACGCATTGTGGCAATTTGACTTTCTCTGGGGCATTGTTGTGGGCGTGGGGGTAGGCGCACTGGCGAATGTGCTGGGCGTGACGGTGGCCAACCGGTGGTTCGTCAAACAGAAAGGTCTTGTGGTCGGGATGCTTACGGCGAGCGCTGCGACCGGGCAGTTGCTGTTTCTGCCTTTGTTGGCGAAAATCACGGAGGAGGTTGGCTGGCGGTATTCGGTTTATGCCGCTGTTGCCGCCCTGGTTGTGTTGTTGCCGATCGTTGCCGTATGGATGCGGAATCACCCCTATGATATAGGCGTGGCGCCTTATGGCAGCGACCAATTGGTCAAACCGCCTGCATTCCAAGGGAATCTGTTCCTTGAACCGTTTCGTGTTCTTCGCATTGCTTATCGGAGCAAAACGTTCTGGCTGCTTGCGGGTTCGTTTTTCATCTGTGGGTTCACGACGAACGGATTAATCGGCACGCATCTTATCGCCGCTTGCGGCGATTTTGATATTTCGATGGTGACGGGGGCAGGGCTGCTTGCCTTAATGGGCGTTTTTGACCTTCTTGGCACGACCATATCGGGCTGGCTATCCGACCGTTTTGACAACCGCTTGCTTTTGTTCTGGTACTATGGTCTTCGCGGCCTATCCCTGATTTATTTGCCGCAGGCGTTGGGGCTCGGGCCAATGCATCTATTCGTCTTCGCCGTATTCTATGGTTTGGATTGGATTGCTACGGTACCGCCTACGGCAAAACTGACGACCGAGGCCTTCGGTAAGGAGCGTGCAGGCATGGTATTCGGCTGGATTGTCGTGTCCCACCAGCTGGGAGCCTCAACGGCGGCTTATTTCTCAGGGGTGTTGCGGGATTGGTTTGGAGATTATATCATGGCTTTCGTCTTGGCCGGATTCCTTTGTTTTTGCGCGGCCATGATGTCCACCAGGATTCGGATGGCCGATACGGCGATCCAAAGAGGGCTGAGCGTATAG
- a CDS encoding transcriptional regulator, whose translation MERIEDCINFLLGKAYQKANQLSKQKLSSYNLTSVQFAVLHLLWEKDGRHAAELGERLLLDGATMTGLLDRLIQKGLIVRRPDPNDRRVNRIYLTNKGKRLEQKLNQKMDEANEELLKHFTEAEVASLKRMLAKIGGVNK comes from the coding sequence ATGGAAAGGATTGAAGACTGCATCAACTTTCTTTTGGGGAAAGCTTATCAAAAAGCGAACCAACTGAGCAAACAAAAGTTGAGCTCCTACAATCTTACTTCTGTGCAGTTTGCAGTGTTGCATTTACTGTGGGAAAAAGATGGCCGGCATGCTGCTGAATTAGGTGAGCGTCTGCTGCTGGATGGGGCCACCATGACCGGTCTATTGGATCGCCTGATTCAAAAAGGGCTCATTGTCCGCCGCCCAGATCCGAATGATCGCCGCGTCAATCGGATATATCTCACCAATAAGGGAAAGCGGTTGGAGCAAAAGTTGAATCAAAAGATGGACGAGGCGAATGAAGAACTATTAAAGCACTTTACAGAGGCGGAAGTGGCGTCATTAAAGCGGATGTTGGCCAAAATCGGCGGAGTGAACAAGTGA
- a CDS encoding glyoxalase, protein MISKVGQIMLYVNNQDEAVKFWTEKMGFSVISEENHGQGMRWIEIAPTKRTETSIVLHNKEFVAKMEPELNLGTPSLLFFSENIDELHRDLSNKNVKVGEIVNMPSGRVFNFADNEQNYFAVMEKINGS, encoded by the coding sequence ATGATTAGTAAAGTCGGTCAAATCATGTTGTATGTAAACAACCAGGATGAGGCAGTGAAATTTTGGACAGAAAAAATGGGATTCAGTGTCATTTCTGAAGAAAATCACGGTCAAGGAATGAGATGGATTGAAATTGCTCCGACAAAGCGCACAGAAACAAGCATCGTTCTCCATAATAAGGAATTCGTCGCGAAAATGGAACCCGAATTAAATCTTGGCACACCTTCTTTATTGTTTTTTTCGGAAAATATCGATGAATTGCATAGAGACTTATCAAATAAAAATGTCAAAGTCGGAGAAATTGTAAATATGCCTTCCGGCAGAGTGTTTAACTTTGCAGATAATGAACAAAATTACTTTGCCGTAATGGAAAAAATAAACGGCTCATAA